In Kineococcus sp. NBC_00420, a single genomic region encodes these proteins:
- the nirB gene encoding nitrite reductase large subunit NirB, whose translation MSEVLELSATVPAQRRPRRRLVVVGNGMAGIRAVEELLERGGSEQFDITVFGDEPYGNYNRIMLSHVLSGEETEEGIFLNSLPWYAENGIDLRAGVRVDRVDRFAKVVHDADGGETPYDLLLIATGSTPFFPAMEGLHREDGSVLAGVFGFRTLDDARALLAAARTHRRAVVIGGGLLGLEAAHGLATHGLQVDLLHSPQHLMNQQLGPEAGRVLRRRIEELGVRVHTGVRSRGVRGTDRVTGVELPDGSVLDADFVVVAAGIRPNTDIALRSGLEVQRGIVVDDRMQCSAGEEGEEGTAEDVYAVGECVQHRGETYGLVAPLWDQAGVLADHLTGARPDAAYHGSRTSTKLKVAGVDLVAMGLPGPERDDDEFVVFSEPHRGIYLNVVIRAGRLVGATLLGDVRKTAFLTQAFDQGLPLPEERMSLLFDLGSPDEATSVAELSDDVQVCNCNGVTKGKIVDAVAGGCTSVNAVMAKTKAGKGCGSCKTLVEQVTEWAAGGNLTVDESANWYVPGIPMGKPELMAAIRERRLRSVSAVFRELAPGGVEDAKSKMGLTSLLRMMWPEGLDQDERDGRFINDRVHANIQRDGTFSVVPQMKGGVTTAEQLRKIADVADKYDVGMIKVTGGQRVDLLGIRKEDLPKVWEDLGMPSGYAYGKSFRTVKTCVGTDFCRFGLGDSTQLGIDLETRFQGVETPAKLKLGVVGCPRNCAEAYVKDIGVVAIGAGAWEVYVGGAAGATVRKGDLLATVGSPEEVIALTGRFIQFYREWGNWLERTYEFVPRLGLDRVKKVLLEDSDGLVAGLDARMQATVENYRDPWLEGREPVTEGQFRPSLPLVDLPLVPGRPAGAPGGTTVALPLPTARPDSLEVPR comes from the coding sequence GTGAGCGAGGTCCTCGAGCTCAGCGCCACCGTCCCCGCCCAGCGTCGTCCGCGCCGTCGCCTCGTGGTGGTGGGCAACGGGATGGCGGGTATCCGGGCGGTGGAGGAACTGCTGGAACGCGGCGGTTCAGAGCAGTTCGACATCACCGTCTTCGGTGACGAGCCGTACGGGAACTACAACCGCATCATGCTCTCCCACGTGCTCTCCGGCGAGGAGACCGAGGAGGGGATCTTCCTGAACTCCCTGCCCTGGTACGCCGAGAACGGCATCGACCTGCGGGCCGGGGTGCGGGTCGACCGCGTCGACCGCTTCGCCAAGGTGGTCCACGACGCCGACGGGGGCGAGACCCCCTACGACCTCCTGCTCATCGCGACCGGTTCCACGCCCTTCTTCCCCGCCATGGAGGGCCTGCACCGCGAGGACGGGAGCGTCCTGGCGGGGGTGTTCGGCTTCCGCACCCTGGACGACGCGCGGGCCCTGCTGGCCGCGGCCCGCACCCACCGCCGCGCCGTCGTCATCGGCGGCGGGCTGCTGGGCCTGGAGGCCGCGCACGGCCTGGCCACCCACGGCCTGCAGGTGGACCTGCTCCACTCCCCCCAGCACCTCATGAACCAGCAGCTCGGCCCGGAGGCCGGCCGCGTCCTGCGGCGCAGGATCGAGGAACTCGGCGTCCGGGTGCACACCGGGGTCCGGAGCCGGGGCGTGCGGGGCACCGACCGCGTCACCGGGGTGGAACTGCCCGACGGTTCGGTGCTCGACGCCGACTTCGTCGTCGTCGCGGCCGGCATCCGACCCAACACCGACATCGCGCTGCGCTCCGGCCTCGAGGTCCAGCGCGGCATCGTCGTCGACGACCGCATGCAGTGCAGCGCGGGCGAGGAGGGCGAGGAGGGCACCGCCGAGGACGTCTACGCCGTCGGGGAGTGCGTCCAGCACCGGGGGGAGACCTACGGCCTGGTGGCCCCGCTGTGGGACCAGGCCGGTGTCCTCGCGGACCACCTGACGGGTGCCCGTCCCGACGCGGCGTACCACGGCTCGCGCACCTCCACGAAGCTCAAGGTCGCCGGGGTCGACTTGGTCGCGATGGGTCTGCCCGGACCCGAACGCGACGACGACGAGTTCGTCGTGTTCTCCGAACCGCACCGCGGGATCTACCTCAACGTGGTGATCCGCGCCGGGCGCCTGGTCGGGGCGACGCTGCTGGGCGACGTCCGCAAGACGGCGTTCCTCACCCAGGCCTTCGACCAGGGCCTGCCGCTGCCCGAGGAGCGCATGAGCCTGCTCTTCGACCTCGGCTCCCCCGACGAGGCGACCTCGGTCGCAGAACTGTCCGACGACGTCCAGGTCTGCAACTGCAACGGCGTGACCAAGGGGAAGATCGTCGACGCCGTCGCCGGCGGCTGCACCTCGGTGAACGCCGTCATGGCCAAGACCAAGGCGGGCAAGGGCTGCGGTTCGTGCAAGACCCTCGTGGAACAGGTCACCGAGTGGGCGGCCGGGGGGAACCTCACCGTCGACGAGAGCGCGAACTGGTACGTCCCGGGGATCCCGATGGGCAAGCCGGAACTCATGGCCGCGATCCGCGAGCGCCGGTTGAGGTCGGTCTCGGCGGTGTTCCGCGAGCTCGCCCCGGGCGGGGTGGAGGACGCGAAGTCGAAGATGGGCCTGACCTCGCTGCTGCGGATGATGTGGCCGGAGGGGCTGGACCAGGACGAGCGCGACGGCCGGTTCATCAACGACCGCGTCCACGCCAACATCCAGCGCGACGGCACGTTCTCGGTGGTCCCGCAGATGAAGGGCGGGGTGACCACGGCGGAGCAGCTGCGGAAGATCGCCGACGTCGCCGACAAGTACGACGTCGGGATGATCAAGGTGACCGGTGGTCAGCGGGTGGACCTGCTGGGCATCCGCAAGGAGGACCTGCCCAAGGTCTGGGAGGACCTGGGGATGCCGTCGGGCTACGCCTACGGCAAGAGCTTCCGCACGGTGAAGACCTGCGTGGGCACGGACTTCTGCCGCTTCGGCCTCGGTGACTCCACCCAGCTCGGGATCGACCTGGAGACCCGTTTCCAGGGCGTCGAGACGCCCGCGAAGCTGAAGCTGGGGGTCGTGGGCTGTCCCCGCAACTGCGCCGAGGCCTACGTCAAGGACATCGGGGTCGTCGCGATCGGCGCCGGCGCGTGGGAGGTCTACGTCGGGGGTGCCGCGGGCGCCACGGTCCGCAAGGGCGACCTGCTGGCCACGGTGGGTTCCCCCGAGGAGGTCATCGCGCTCACCGGGCGGTTCATCCAGTTCTACCGCGAGTGGGGCAACTGGCTGGAGCGCACCTACGAGTTCGTCCCCCGCCTGGGCCTGGACCGGGTGAAGAAGGTGCTGCTGGAGGACTCCGACGGTCTCGTCGCGGGTCTCGACGCCCGCATGCAGGCCACGGTGGAGAACTACCGCGACCCGTGGCTGGAGGGCCGGGAGCCGGTCACCGAGGGCCAGTTCCGCCCTTCGCTGCCGCTGGTGGACCTGCCACTGGTGCCCGGCCGTCCCGCGGGGGCGCCCGGGGGGACGACCGTCGCCCTGCCGCTGCCCACCGCCCGTCCCGACTCCCTGGAGGTGCCGCGATGA
- a CDS encoding Rieske (2Fe-2S) protein, whose amino-acid sequence MTTSTTHAVCPVGELPFGEGRTYVVDGRQVALFRHRSGRVSAVQAACPHAGGPLADGQVDEGSLVCPLHLNAFDLRTGESTTGQDPIAVHPCAVGDDGVVSVEL is encoded by the coding sequence ATGACCACCTCCACCACCCACGCGGTGTGCCCCGTCGGCGAACTGCCCTTCGGGGAGGGCCGCACCTACGTCGTCGACGGGCGGCAGGTGGCCCTGTTCCGCCACCGCAGCGGTCGGGTGAGCGCGGTGCAGGCCGCGTGCCCGCACGCGGGAGGCCCGCTGGCCGACGGCCAGGTCGACGAAGGGTCGCTCGTGTGCCCGTTGCACCTCAACGCCTTCGACCTGCGCACGGGTGAGTCCACGACGGGTCAGGACCCGATCGCGGTGCATCCTTGTGCGGTCGGGGACGACGGTGTCGTGAGCGTGGAGTTGTGA
- the cobA gene encoding uroporphyrinogen-III C-methyltransferase, which translates to MTYPLHLDVSGRRVLVAGGGPVAARRARDLVSAGAEVLVVAPALCEDLRDLLPHLTWEQREVEPRDVADVWLVHTATGDPRVDAELSAAAEALRVWCVRADDARASSAWTPSVVRRGEVTVSVTAGGDPRRARGLREALSRWLDSGAAPLRRRRAGAGRVTLVGGGPGDVDLLTLRGRRRLAEADVVVVDRLAPTAVLAELDPDVVVVDVGKTPDHHPVPQDEINRIIVEHARAGRRVVRLKGGDSYVLGRGGEEVLACRAAGVEVEVVPGVTSAFSVPAAAGIPVTHRGLSRSVTVVSGHEDVDAEVLARLDGTVVFLMGVTMLPRLSAGLVAAGKSPATPVAIVENGWSADQRTTRGTLADIAGIAAERGVRAPAVIVVGAVAGLEGLADVASAAQVAYGPDL; encoded by the coding sequence ATGACCTACCCGTTGCACCTGGACGTGTCGGGGCGTCGGGTCCTGGTGGCCGGCGGGGGGCCCGTGGCGGCCCGCCGGGCTCGTGACCTGGTCTCCGCCGGGGCCGAGGTCCTGGTGGTCGCGCCGGCGCTGTGCGAGGACCTGCGCGACCTGCTGCCCCACCTGACGTGGGAGCAGCGCGAGGTCGAACCGCGCGACGTGGCCGACGTGTGGCTCGTGCACACCGCGACGGGTGACCCGCGGGTGGACGCGGAACTCTCCGCGGCCGCCGAGGCCCTGCGGGTGTGGTGCGTGCGCGCCGACGACGCCCGCGCCTCCAGCGCGTGGACGCCGTCGGTGGTCCGACGCGGTGAGGTGACGGTCTCGGTCACCGCCGGTGGTGACCCGCGGCGGGCGCGGGGCCTGCGGGAGGCGCTGTCGCGCTGGCTGGACTCCGGGGCCGCGCCGTTGCGCCGCCGCCGGGCCGGGGCCGGGCGCGTCACGCTGGTCGGTGGCGGTCCCGGGGACGTGGACCTGCTGACCCTGCGCGGGCGGCGGCGCCTGGCCGAGGCCGACGTGGTCGTCGTCGACCGGCTGGCCCCCACCGCCGTGCTGGCCGAACTGGACCCCGACGTGGTGGTCGTCGACGTGGGCAAGACCCCCGACCACCACCCGGTCCCCCAGGACGAGATCAACCGGATCATCGTCGAGCACGCCCGCGCGGGGCGACGGGTCGTGCGGCTCAAGGGCGGCGACTCCTACGTCCTGGGCCGCGGCGGCGAGGAGGTCCTCGCCTGCCGGGCCGCCGGGGTGGAGGTCGAGGTCGTCCCCGGGGTCACGAGCGCGTTCTCGGTGCCCGCCGCGGCGGGGATCCCCGTCACCCACCGCGGGCTGTCGCGGTCGGTCACGGTGGTCAGCGGGCACGAGGACGTCGACGCGGAGGTCCTGGCCAGGCTGGACGGCACCGTGGTGTTCCTGATGGGGGTGACGATGCTGCCGCGGTTGAGCGCGGGGCTCGTGGCGGCCGGGAAGTCGCCCGCGACGCCCGTCGCGATCGTCGAGAACGGCTGGAGCGCGGACCAGCGCACCACCCGCGGCACCCTGGCCGACATCGCCGGGATCGCCGCCGAGCGGGGAGTGCGGGCGCCGGCGGTGATCGTGGTCGGCGCGGTGGCGGGCTTGGAAGGGTTGGCGGACGTGGCGTCCGCGGCGCAGGTCGCCTACGGTCCGGATCTGTGA
- a CDS encoding uroporphyrinogen-III synthase produces the protein MTDPTPAPEVPPLLGVTVGITSDRRSSDMIATFERKGARVVHAPTMRIVPLTEDEQLLAETRDVIADPPDDLLVTTGIGLRGWVEAADAAGLAAPLLEVFGRARIFARGPKATGVIRANGLREEWSAASEQTAEAVERLVAGGVEGRSIVVQLHGAADQEQLQPLLDAGARVRGVSVYRWLPPADPVAVERLVDLIAARRLDAVTFTSAPGAVALLDAAQRQGRLADLVSACGEGVVACAVGDVTAEPLRGAGIEPLIPDRWRLGALLRTLTAHLAENPLDCVATVGGTLRLRAQTAVLEDEVLDLAPGPLAVLRRLAAARGAVLTREDLLAALPGAGDEHAVEVTVARLRTALPDAALVRTVVKRGYRLEVA, from the coding sequence GTGACCGACCCCACGCCTGCCCCCGAGGTCCCACCACTGCTCGGAGTGACCGTCGGCATCACCAGCGACCGGCGGTCCTCCGACATGATCGCCACCTTCGAGCGCAAGGGCGCCCGGGTGGTGCACGCCCCGACCATGCGCATCGTCCCGCTGACCGAGGACGAGCAACTGCTCGCCGAGACCCGCGACGTCATCGCCGACCCGCCCGACGACCTCCTCGTCACCACGGGCATCGGGTTGCGCGGCTGGGTGGAGGCCGCCGACGCGGCCGGGCTGGCCGCCCCGCTGCTCGAGGTCTTCGGCCGGGCCCGCATCTTCGCGCGCGGCCCGAAGGCCACGGGGGTCATCCGCGCCAACGGACTGCGCGAGGAGTGGTCGGCCGCCTCGGAGCAGACCGCGGAGGCCGTCGAACGCCTCGTCGCGGGTGGGGTCGAGGGACGCTCCATCGTCGTGCAGCTGCACGGGGCGGCGGACCAGGAGCAGTTGCAGCCGTTGCTCGACGCCGGCGCCCGGGTCCGCGGGGTGTCGGTGTACCGGTGGTTGCCCCCGGCCGACCCGGTCGCGGTGGAACGCCTCGTCGACCTGATCGCCGCCCGCCGCCTCGACGCGGTGACGTTCACCAGCGCGCCGGGGGCGGTGGCCCTGCTCGACGCCGCGCAGCGCCAGGGTCGTCTCGCCGACCTGGTCTCCGCGTGCGGCGAGGGGGTCGTCGCCTGCGCCGTCGGCGACGTGACGGCCGAACCGTTGCGGGGTGCGGGCATCGAACCGCTGATCCCGGACCGGTGGCGGCTGGGTGCGCTGTTGCGGACCCTCACGGCCCACCTCGCGGAGAACCCGCTGGACTGCGTGGCCACGGTCGGCGGGACGCTGAGGTTGCGGGCCCAGACCGCGGTGCTGGAGGACGAGGTGCTCGACCTGGCGCCGGGTCCGCTGGCCGTGCTGCGCCGCCTCGCCGCGGCCCGCGGTGCGGTGCTGACGCGCGAGGACCTGCTCGCCGCCCTGCCCGGGGCGGGCGACGAACACGCCGTGGAGGTGACGGTCGCCCGGTTGCGCACGGCCCTGCCGGACGCGGCCCTGGTGCGGACCGTGGTCAAGCGCGGCTACCGTCTGGAGGTGGCATGA
- a CDS encoding sirohydrochlorin chelatase, with protein sequence MTPGTNPGPVLVACSHGTRSLEGRAVVEGLREAVRVARPGLRVVAAHVDVQEPELGTVVAELVADGERCTVVPLLLSSGYHVRVDIAEALRDTGGRAVAAPALGPDEVITEALVDRLEEALGTAVEEFEGAIVLAAAGSSDARAVADVEAAVASLSARTGRRVTSGFLSAQEPTVAAAVAAARAEGARSVAVAGYLLAPGVFSVRLGGAGAEVVAEPLGVHPALVDLVLARYDEATTLTGS encoded by the coding sequence ATGACCCCCGGAACGAACCCCGGACCCGTCCTGGTCGCGTGCTCGCACGGCACCCGTTCCCTCGAGGGGAGGGCGGTCGTCGAGGGGTTGCGGGAGGCGGTCCGGGTGGCCCGACCGGGGCTGCGGGTCGTCGCCGCCCACGTGGACGTCCAGGAACCCGAACTGGGGACGGTCGTGGCGGAACTGGTCGCGGACGGGGAACGCTGCACCGTCGTCCCGCTGCTGCTCTCCAGTGGCTACCACGTCCGGGTGGACATCGCGGAAGCGTTGCGGGACACGGGCGGTCGAGCCGTCGCCGCCCCGGCCCTCGGTCCGGACGAGGTCATCACCGAGGCGCTGGTCGACCGGTTGGAGGAGGCCCTGGGAACTGCGGTGGAGGAGTTCGAGGGGGCGATCGTCCTGGCCGCGGCCGGATCCTCCGACGCCCGGGCGGTCGCCGACGTCGAGGCCGCGGTCGCCTCGTTGTCGGCGCGGACGGGACGTCGGGTGACGTCGGGGTTCCTCTCGGCGCAGGAACCGACGGTCGCCGCGGCCGTCGCCGCGGCGAGGGCCGAGGGGGCTCGCTCGGTGGCGGTCGCCGGGTACCTGCTGGCCCCCGGGGTGTTCTCGGTGCGCCTGGGCGGAGCAGGGGCCGAGGTCGTCGCCGAACCCCTGGGGGTGCACCCCGCCCTGGTGGACCTGGTGCTGGCCCGCTACGACGAGGCGACGACGTTGACGGGTTCCTGA
- a CDS encoding 2-hydroxyacid dehydrogenase: MSTAPFVVSLPTESWVRALGPVDGVEVVVWDGSSPAPEPAPRLVVPDYVATPDLSTLPVGTEVVQLLTIGFDGVAEQLPPGVRLCNAAGVHETSTAELAVGLAILALRGLGEDVRSMARGEWKPSRRTSLADRRVLVLGWGGVGRAVAARLEPFECTVTAVGTRSRVQDGVDVHANSELPQLLPEHDVVVLACPLTGETRGLVGPEFLAAMPDGTLLVNVARGPVVDTAALVAELRTGRLLAALDVTDPEPLPGDHELWSLPGVVVTPHVGGNSTAFRPRMVALLRRQLELLLAGQEPVNVVASS, encoded by the coding sequence GTGAGCACCGCACCCTTCGTCGTGAGCCTGCCCACCGAGTCCTGGGTCAGGGCCCTCGGTCCCGTCGACGGGGTGGAGGTCGTCGTCTGGGACGGTTCGTCCCCCGCACCGGAGCCCGCGCCGCGCCTCGTCGTCCCCGACTACGTCGCGACGCCCGACCTCTCGACGCTGCCGGTGGGCACCGAGGTGGTCCAGTTGCTGACCATCGGCTTCGACGGGGTCGCGGAGCAGCTCCCCCCGGGGGTGCGGTTGTGCAACGCGGCCGGGGTCCACGAGACCTCGACCGCGGAACTCGCCGTGGGGTTGGCGATCCTCGCGTTGCGGGGTCTGGGGGAGGACGTGCGCTCGATGGCGAGGGGGGAGTGGAAACCCTCCCGGCGCACGTCGCTGGCCGACCGCAGGGTCCTCGTGCTCGGCTGGGGCGGGGTCGGTCGCGCCGTCGCCGCCCGCCTCGAGCCCTTCGAGTGCACGGTGACCGCGGTGGGTACCCGGTCCCGGGTCCAGGACGGGGTGGACGTCCACGCGAACTCGGAACTCCCGCAGCTGCTGCCCGAGCACGACGTCGTCGTCCTGGCCTGTCCCCTGACCGGGGAGACCCGGGGCCTCGTCGGCCCGGAGTTCCTCGCCGCGATGCCCGACGGGACGCTGCTGGTGAACGTGGCCCGCGGTCCGGTCGTGGACACCGCGGCCCTCGTCGCGGAACTGCGCACGGGCCGGCTGCTGGCGGCCCTCGACGTCACCGACCCGGAACCGCTGCCGGGCGACCACGAACTCTGGTCGCTGCCGGGGGTCGTCGTCACCCCGCACGTCGGCGGGAACTCGACGGCGTTCCGGCCCCGCATGGTCGCCCTGCTGCGCCGGCAGCTGGAACTCCTGCTCGCGGGTCAGGAACCCGTCAACGTCGTCGCCTCGTCGTAG
- a CDS encoding PQQ-dependent sugar dehydrogenase: MHSRREALAAGSALALGLLAGCSDGSGTPAPPGTPTPSDPPAPAPTSSTAPADALAAATGVPGQPSDIATGLDVPWGLAVLPDGTALVTLRDEARVVQVGPGVLNSLGTEEPDGKVPDVVPDGEGGLLGIALSPQFASDGFVYLYQTARADNRVVRYTLTQNRLTQATPVLTGIPKNSTHNGGRIAFGPDGMLYVGTGDAQNRPAAQDVNALGGKILRILPDGSVPADNPFPGSRTWSYGHRNPQGFGWDSTGRLIASEFGQDTWDELNVVRGGGNYGWPEVEGPGDGGGRFVAPVQTWATDDASPSGVAVTPDAVYVAALKGQRLWRVPLNPDGPTGTPDAYLEGTLGRLRTVEVGPDGSLWILTSNTFRGEPRAGDDRLVTVPLV; this comes from the coding sequence GTGCACAGCAGACGCGAAGCCCTCGCCGCCGGGAGCGCTCTGGCGCTGGGCCTGCTGGCCGGCTGCTCCGACGGCAGTGGGACACCGGCTCCTCCCGGCACGCCCACCCCCTCCGACCCGCCCGCCCCCGCGCCGACGTCGAGCACCGCGCCGGCCGACGCGCTGGCGGCGGCGACGGGCGTGCCCGGTCAGCCGAGCGACATCGCGACGGGGTTGGACGTCCCGTGGGGTCTCGCGGTCCTGCCCGACGGCACGGCCCTGGTCACGTTGCGGGACGAGGCCCGGGTCGTCCAGGTCGGCCCGGGGGTGCTGAACTCCCTGGGCACGGAGGAACCGGACGGCAAGGTCCCCGACGTGGTGCCCGACGGCGAGGGCGGACTGCTCGGGATCGCCCTGTCCCCGCAGTTCGCGAGCGACGGGTTCGTCTACCTCTACCAGACCGCCCGCGCGGACAACCGCGTCGTGCGCTACACCCTCACCCAGAACCGGCTGACGCAGGCCACGCCGGTCCTCACCGGGATCCCCAAGAACTCCACCCACAACGGGGGCCGCATCGCCTTCGGACCGGACGGGATGCTCTACGTCGGGACGGGAGACGCCCAGAACCGACCCGCCGCCCAGGACGTGAACGCCCTCGGCGGCAAGATCCTGCGGATCCTGCCCGACGGTTCCGTCCCCGCGGACAACCCCTTCCCGGGTTCGCGCACCTGGTCCTACGGGCACCGCAACCCCCAGGGTTTCGGGTGGGACTCCACCGGGCGGCTCATCGCCTCCGAGTTCGGTCAGGACACCTGGGACGAGCTCAACGTCGTCCGCGGCGGCGGGAACTACGGCTGGCCCGAGGTCGAGGGTCCGGGTGACGGGGGCGGGCGGTTCGTCGCCCCGGTCCAGACCTGGGCGACCGACGACGCCTCCCCCAGCGGGGTCGCGGTGACCCCCGACGCGGTCTACGTCGCGGCGTTGAAGGGGCAGCGGTTGTGGCGCGTGCCGTTGAACCCCGACGGCCCGACCGGGACCCCCGACGCCTACCTCGAGGGAACCCTGGGGCGACTGCGCACCGTCGAGGTCGGGCCGGACGGGTCGCTGTGGATCCTCACGTCCAACACGTTCCGCGGGGAACCCCGCGCGGGCGACGACCGGCTCGTCACGGTCCCGCTGGTCTGA
- a CDS encoding FtsX-like permease family protein: MTATTTTVPLLHADGSARFTTLLRLAVSGGRADRTRIALTATGSAVATVALSAAASVAVSGPGDGPYTSEVLNQPGLHVGVVTALVLLCLPVLGFVGQCSRIGAPGRDRRLAALRLQGATPGDVVRVAVVETGLSAGLGTVAGLGLFFGLRVLLDAPITATYDVTTVDGDSTSVETVTGAALPFPTDVLPPWPVLLVFVLAIPLAAAVFATFAMRRVVVTPFGVDRSQPPEPRRVVPAILFVAGTVVMVTFDSLLRFVPHRVLASEFAVALFLVPIGLTLAGLLMGTTTLASLVGEFIARRTARPALLLAARRMVSAPSHTSRANSTLLLVVLLAAFTQGIRAKFLAETQNYGTTFYADTFDLVNLALVLGAVIAAAGLLVGTVDGVLGRRHVLAGLHAVGVPRGTIARSVLGENLLALVPAVVLATAAGIVAARGLFGTSVTWSDLQADGTYREVVATVGVPWGSLGGLVVVVLAAAALATVASFPVLRLSLHPSELRAD; the protein is encoded by the coding sequence GTGACCGCGACGACGACGACCGTCCCGCTGCTCCACGCCGACGGCAGCGCGCGGTTCACCACCCTGCTCCGGCTGGCGGTCTCCGGCGGTCGCGCCGACCGGACCCGGATCGCCCTCACCGCAACGGGTTCCGCCGTGGCCACCGTGGCCCTGAGCGCGGCGGCGAGCGTCGCGGTCAGCGGGCCGGGCGACGGGCCCTACACCTCCGAGGTCCTGAACCAGCCGGGTCTGCACGTCGGGGTCGTCACCGCGCTGGTGCTGCTGTGCCTGCCCGTGCTGGGTTTCGTGGGGCAGTGTTCCCGGATCGGTGCGCCGGGCCGGGACCGCCGGCTGGCCGCGCTGCGGTTGCAGGGGGCGACCCCGGGGGACGTCGTCCGCGTCGCGGTGGTGGAGACGGGGTTGTCGGCCGGGCTCGGGACCGTCGCCGGGCTCGGTCTGTTCTTCGGGCTCCGCGTCCTGCTCGACGCTCCGATCACCGCCACGTACGACGTGACCACCGTCGACGGGGACAGCACCAGCGTCGAGACGGTGACCGGGGCGGCGCTGCCGTTCCCCACCGACGTCCTCCCGCCGTGGCCGGTCCTCCTGGTGTTCGTCCTCGCGATCCCCCTGGCGGCAGCGGTGTTCGCGACGTTCGCCATGCGTCGGGTCGTGGTCACCCCGTTCGGGGTCGACCGGTCCCAGCCGCCGGAACCCCGTCGGGTCGTCCCCGCGATCCTCTTCGTGGCGGGCACGGTGGTGATGGTGACGTTCGACAGCCTGCTGCGGTTCGTCCCGCACCGGGTGCTCGCGTCGGAGTTCGCCGTCGCCCTGTTCCTCGTCCCGATCGGGTTGACCCTCGCGGGGCTGCTGATGGGGACGACGACCCTGGCCTCGCTCGTCGGGGAGTTCATCGCGCGACGCACCGCACGGCCGGCTCTCCTGCTGGCCGCCCGCCGGATGGTGTCCGCTCCGAGCCACACCAGCCGGGCCAACTCGACGCTCCTGCTCGTCGTGCTGCTGGCCGCCTTCACCCAGGGGATCCGGGCGAAGTTCCTGGCCGAGACCCAGAACTACGGCACGACGTTCTACGCGGACACCTTCGACCTGGTGAACCTCGCCCTCGTCCTCGGGGCGGTCATCGCCGCGGCGGGTCTGCTCGTGGGCACCGTCGACGGCGTCCTCGGTCGCCGCCACGTCCTCGCCGGGCTGCACGCCGTCGGCGTACCGCGGGGCACGATCGCGCGTTCGGTCCTCGGCGAGAACCTGCTGGCCCTGGTCCCGGCGGTCGTCCTGGCCACGGCCGCGGGGATCGTGGCGGCGCGCGGGCTGTTCGGCACCTCCGTCACGTGGTCGGACCTGCAGGCCGACGGGACCTACCGCGAGGTCGTCGCCACGGTCGGTGTCCCCTGGGGGTCCCTCGGCGGCCTCGTCGTCGTCGTCCTGGCGGCCGCGGCCCTCGCCACGGTGGCTTCGTTCCCCGTCCTGCGGCTCAGCCTGCACCCGTCGGAACTGCGGGCGGACTGA
- a CDS encoding ABC transporter ATP-binding protein, whose protein sequence is MEPHLSAQGLVKSYRNTPALRGVDFAARQGEVVAITGPSGSGKSTLLHCLAGIEVPDAGSVALGGRRIDDAGEGKRSRLRRSRFGVLFQFGHLVAELTAAENVAMPLLLSGVRRRSAIATATDWLARFDVAELAGRRPGELSGGQAQRVAAARSLVTRPDVLFADEPTGALDSLAGEQVMIQVTRAVREVGTTVLLVTHDARIAAYADREVVVRDGLIEAGR, encoded by the coding sequence GTGGAACCACACCTGAGTGCCCAGGGTCTGGTGAAGTCCTACCGCAACACCCCGGCCCTGCGGGGCGTCGACTTCGCCGCCCGCCAGGGCGAGGTCGTCGCCATCACCGGACCCTCGGGTTCGGGGAAGTCGACGTTGCTGCACTGCCTCGCGGGGATCGAGGTCCCCGACGCCGGATCCGTCGCCCTCGGGGGGCGACGGATCGACGACGCGGGGGAGGGGAAGCGTTCCCGGTTGCGGCGCAGCAGGTTCGGAGTCCTGTTCCAGTTCGGCCACCTGGTCGCGGAACTCACCGCGGCCGAGAACGTGGCGATGCCGTTGTTGCTGTCGGGCGTGCGCCGGCGGTCGGCGATCGCCACGGCGACGGACTGGCTGGCCCGCTTCGACGTGGCGGAACTCGCGGGGCGCCGGCCCGGCGAACTCTCCGGGGGGCAGGCGCAGCGGGTCGCCGCGGCGCGTTCGCTGGTGACCCGTCCCGACGTCCTGTTCGCCGACGAGCCGACGGGTGCCCTCGACAGCCTCGCAGGGGAACAGGTGATGATCCAGGTGACCCGGGCGGTGCGCGAGGTGGGGACGACGGTGCTGCTGGTCACCCACGACGCCCGCATCGCGGCCTACGCCGACCGCGAGGTCGTCGTGCGCGACGGGTTGATCGAGGCCGGCCGGTGA